The DNA sequence TTGCTATCCAACGTGCCGCGTAAAGTCCACTACGATCAACTTTTGTATAGTCTTTACTGGATTGTGCGCCACCACCAATAGGTGAGTATCCGCCAAAACTATCGACGATGAGTTTACGTCCTGTTAAACCAGAATCATGAAGCGAACTGTGGTTTACATAACGACCTGTTGGGTTAATGTGAATAATGGTGTCATTTGGATCGTAAAGTTCTGTTGGAAGCCCTGTATCGTCAATCAGCCCTTTAATCAAAGCTCTTACTTCTTCAATTGGCATATTTTCATTTGAAGGGGCTGAGACGACGATGGTGTGAATTTTTTGAGGTTTGCACTCTTCAAAATTTTGTTTCGTGCCATAATCAACGGTTACTTGTGTTTTGATGTCCACACCTAGTTTATGGTTATGAGCAAGCGCATAGTTATACACTTTATCGCACAACATTCTGGCATAGGTAATGGCAGCTGGCATAAAATCAGCCGTTTCAGATGAGGCAAAACCAAACATAATACCTTGATCGCCGGCGCCAATTTCGCCACTCTCTTGGTCAACACCTTGGTTAATGTCGCTACTTTGTTGATTAAGAAGGACTTGTACTTTCACTTCATCAGGGTAAAGGCACTGCTCTTTTGTAAAAGCAGATTTGCCATCGTATCCGATTTTAATGAGTGCATCTTTCACAATTTTTTCATAATCTGCAAAAGAGAGAATGCTTTTTGTATTGACCTCTCCACCAATAATGACGTGCTTACCGGCAACAAAAACTTCGCTTGCGACGCGTGAGTTTTTATCGGCAATGAGAAGTGTATCAACAATGCTATCAGCAATGATGTCAGCACATTTGTCAGGGTGACCTGGGCTTACCACTTCAGAGGTAAAAAGGTAGTGTTTTGTGTGTTCCATTTTTGTTTTCCATTTCTTTGTTTTCCAGCAAAAGCCTAAACCTCTGCATTGTTTTCCATCCCTTTGTTTTCCATTTATGGTTTCAAGAAGATACGAAACATAAAATAAAATTAAAAGTTTGAATAAGAACTCCTATGAGCCCACCGCGTATTAAGAAGAGTATAATACTCTCTTTATTCTAAAAATTTCTTTGACCATTTAGGCTTCTTTTATAACTCTTGAAAAGATAAAGAGTTTGCCCAGAGTGCGTTAATTTTTTAAAACTCAAAATTGAGTCATAGCCAAAGCTATGGCGATGTTTTTAGTTTTAAAAAGTGATGTGCTATAAGCGATACTCTTTTTTCAATGGGTTATGAAAGAAGTCTATTAGTTACTATGAAATGATAAGATTCCATAAACCAATACTGACAAATGAAAAGAGAATGCCTAAAGCAAGGGCATTAATCAATAAATCTCGATTCAACCCTCCCCTAATTCCAAAGACCACAGCCATCGTCATCGGAGGCATTGCTGTTTCTAAAAAAGTGACCCTAACCCATTCGGCTTTTAAATCGGCAAAGAAATAAAATCCTACAAGCATCAAAAGAGGTGCAATGACCATCTTAAGGCTGAGTGCGACCATATTCTCCTTGAAGTAAAGCGATAAGGTCCGAAACTCTAACTTCATACCTACGATAGCAGTGACCAAGGGAATCAGTGTGGCTTGAAACTTATCGAGAATTGTTTCAATGAGCGGCGGAAATTCTGTACCTTGAAAATAGATTGAAACCACAATAGCAAGAAGTGGCGGTGAAAAAACCATCTGTTTTGCGACATCGCGCACGCGTTGCTCTTGTCCTCCACCCCATGCGATGAGCGCTATACCAAACGTCATTAAGGCAATAAACGTACCAATTTGATCATACACCAACGCATAACTAACCGCATGCAGCGAGTAAAAAGACTCAATGTAGGAAAAGCCAACAAAGCCTGTATTGCCAAAGCCGACAATCACCATCATCGTGACAAGATTTTTTCGATCCATTTTCATAAAACGCCCAGCAATATAACCCAAGGCCAAAGAGAGTGCCATCGTCATATAGGCAATGAGAATAATGGAAAAAACTTCATGGCTAAATGTCATGTGACGAATTTTGGAAAGGGCTAAAGCAGGGAGTGAAAAGTAGATCACAAACTCGGTTAAAGCATCTGAAATATCGTGTTTGATTTTTTTAAAGATATACCCTAAGGCAACAAAAATAAAGACGGGAGCAACATTTTCAATCATCATAAACTTCTTTTACATGTAAAGGCAAAAAGGCGCACAATCACCACGGTTTCGTGGTAGAATTTTCAAAAGCGTTTTCTAACATACCTAAAAATTTCTCGCGTTCTATAACACACGCACCTAAAGATTGAAGATGATCTGTTGGGAGCTGACAATCGATAAAATCGCCACCTAAACTTTTCAGCTTCTCACACAATCCCACTAAAGCTGCCTTTGAAGCATCGCTTTTAGTTGAAAACATCGACTCACCACAAAAGACGCCTCCAAGGTAGAGTCCATACAAACCTCCAACCAATTCTCCCCCATAATAGCACTCCACCGAGTGAGCAAAACCCTTTACATGTAAAGTGCAAAATGCAGAAATTAAATCCTCACTAATCCAACTCTTTTGTCCTTTTGAAACTCTGGTTTCCAAACACAAGCGCATTACCTTCTCGAAGCAGGTGTCATAACGTATCTCAAAATGTTTCATGCTTTTGGCGAGACTTTTTGAGATTTTAATGTGCGAGGGAAAAAGAATAAGTCTAGGATCGGGCGACCACCAAAGAATCGGATCGCCCTCATTAAACCATGGGAAAATGCCTTGAACATAGGCACGAAGCAAGCGATCGGGTTTAAGATCGCCACCCCATGCTAAAAGCCCTTCAGTACTGGCATCCATGGGGTCTGGAAACGTATAATCGTTTGGATGCAACTGAGGAATAAGTATCTTAGT is a window from the Sulfurospirillum oryzae genome containing:
- a CDS encoding AEC family transporter — translated: MMIENVAPVFIFVALGYIFKKIKHDISDALTEFVIYFSLPALALSKIRHMTFSHEVFSIILIAYMTMALSLALGYIAGRFMKMDRKNLVTMMVIVGFGNTGFVGFSYIESFYSLHAVSYALVYDQIGTFIALMTFGIALIAWGGGQEQRVRDVAKQMVFSPPLLAIVVSIYFQGTEFPPLIETILDKFQATLIPLVTAIVGMKLEFRTLSLYFKENMVALSLKMVIAPLLMLVGFYFFADLKAEWVRVTFLETAMPPMTMAVVFGIRGGLNRDLLINALALGILFSFVSIGLWNLIIS
- the metK gene encoding methionine adenosyltransferase produces the protein MEHTKHYLFTSEVVSPGHPDKCADIIADSIVDTLLIADKNSRVASEVFVAGKHVIIGGEVNTKSILSFADYEKIVKDALIKIGYDGKSAFTKEQCLYPDEVKVQVLLNQQSSDINQGVDQESGEIGAGDQGIMFGFASSETADFMPAAITYARMLCDKVYNYALAHNHKLGVDIKTQVTVDYGTKQNFEECKPQKIHTIVVSAPSNENMPIEEVRALIKGLIDDTGLPTELYDPNDTIIHINPTGRYVNHSSLHDSGLTGRKLIVDSFGGYSPIGGGAQSSKDYTKVDRSGLYAARWIAKHIVAAGLAKKCSVQLSYAIGVAKPVSVAVDTSGTYTSVSDDELSSFVLETFSLTPRWITQKFGLDKPSADTFLYADVAARGQVGQSDYPWEKLDSLEIFKALKK
- the aat gene encoding leucyl/phenylalanyl-tRNA--protein transferase; translated protein: MATKILIPQLHPNDYTFPDPMDASTEGLLAWGGDLKPDRLLRAYVQGIFPWFNEGDPILWWSPDPRLILFPSHIKISKSLAKSMKHFEIRYDTCFEKVMRLCLETRVSKGQKSWISEDLISAFCTLHVKGFAHSVECYYGGELVGGLYGLYLGGVFCGESMFSTKSDASKAALVGLCEKLKSLGGDFIDCQLPTDHLQSLGACVIEREKFLGMLENAFENSTTKPW